In a single window of the Pseudomonas sp. B21-015 genome:
- a CDS encoding acyl-CoA dehydrogenase family protein gives MLSAQPLAAARDNAELARAVRRFVDERIIPLETELAAEPRQAAGLLAKLSAEARAAGLWGSFYPQALGGRIASLRDYLAVAEQEGRSEYAPAIFGDDATLDLHMLTRHASEDIRQRFLAPLAAGTLVSSYGMSEPDSIGSIPATLNSHAEFVDGHWVLNGRKWFICRAERAALVTVIARTGAGPLENGLSMLLVPSDAPGFRVERPLSILGRFSGQGELSFDQVQVPPSHVLGQSGQGLALMQERLGLGRILRSVHWLGLAQRCFDLMCARIHSARGQQARLADKQLVRQRVFKVYQAIASARALLQDAAGKHDAGVANSIEVNIAKVAASQALSEAVDSAIQIMGAEGLSEWSPLSGIYRTARTTHILDGTDDALISAVGRQLLDSCDDAGLDFDWPSRVPGAGR, from the coding sequence ATGTTGAGTGCACAGCCATTGGCCGCCGCCCGGGACAACGCCGAGTTGGCCCGGGCGGTGCGGCGTTTTGTCGACGAGCGCATTATTCCGCTGGAGACCGAACTGGCGGCGGAGCCCCGACAGGCCGCCGGGCTTCTTGCCAAGCTCAGCGCCGAGGCACGGGCCGCCGGGCTCTGGGGCAGTTTTTACCCTCAGGCCCTCGGCGGGCGTATCGCCAGCCTGCGCGACTACCTGGCGGTGGCCGAACAGGAGGGGCGTTCCGAGTACGCCCCGGCGATTTTCGGCGACGATGCCACTCTGGATCTGCACATGCTCACCCGGCATGCCAGCGAGGACATTCGCCAGCGCTTTCTCGCGCCGTTGGCCGCGGGGACGCTGGTTTCCAGTTATGGCATGTCCGAGCCTGACAGCATCGGTTCGATCCCGGCAACCCTGAACAGCCACGCCGAGTTCGTCGATGGTCATTGGGTATTGAACGGGCGCAAATGGTTCATCTGCCGCGCCGAGCGCGCGGCCCTGGTCACGGTGATTGCCCGCACCGGCGCCGGCCCTCTGGAAAACGGGCTGTCGATGTTGCTGGTGCCCAGTGATGCGCCGGGCTTTCGGGTGGAGCGGCCGTTGTCGATCCTCGGCCGGTTCTCCGGTCAGGGCGAGTTGTCCTTCGATCAGGTGCAGGTCCCGCCGAGTCATGTGTTGGGGCAATCGGGGCAGGGTCTGGCGCTGATGCAGGAACGCCTGGGGCTGGGGCGGATATTGCGCTCGGTGCACTGGCTGGGCCTGGCCCAACGCTGTTTCGATCTGATGTGCGCACGCATCCACTCGGCCCGTGGCCAGCAGGCGCGGCTGGCGGATAAACAACTGGTGCGCCAGCGGGTATTCAAGGTCTATCAGGCCATTGCCAGCGCCCGCGCGTTGCTGCAGGACGCTGCCGGTAAACACGATGCCGGGGTGGCCAACAGCATCGAGGTCAACATCGCCAAGGTCGCGGCGTCCCAGGCGTTGAGCGAGGCGGTGGATTCGGCGATTCAGATCATGGGCGCCGAGGGCCTGAGCGAGTGGTCGCCACTGTCGGGGATTTACCGCACCGCACGCACCACCCATATCCTCGACGGCACTGACGACGCGCTGATCAGCGCGGTGGGTCGGCAACTGCTGGACAGTTGCGACGATGCGGGGCTGGATTTCGACTGGCCGTCGCGGGTACCGGGAGCGGGCCGATGA
- a CDS encoding CynX/NimT family MFS transporter, giving the protein MTEQNAPHGWWLRGVLTAAMALPMLIFYAVGTLGPSIVADLGVPTHWLGWLITSAFGFAALLSLWAGPLVNWLGTRRAMAVLFWSTVGAYGLLASLPGFVGVVLALAACGIAQALANPVTNLLIAERVEPRHKAAVVGLKQSGVQVSALFAGLLLPTLAVSFGWRGALASLLIPALLLAFLGPRVAPREHQGKPLSLAVARPNGRLALLMSVQLCVGIVLSSFVTYLGVFAAWQGMPATLIGGLIAGFGVMGIVARVFLTPLGARMTDESWLLLVLLLLSSLALSLTSLAAPGSHWALWAGALGMGLTAVATNAIAMSMVLRDPGFGSPAPAAGLLSVGFFGGFALGPPLFGLVQNGPWGFASAWLALVGVLLLGCLLCLLLTRVRQRQRSSAVEPSVRVVK; this is encoded by the coding sequence ATGACTGAGCAAAACGCCCCGCATGGCTGGTGGTTGCGGGGGGTACTGACCGCGGCGATGGCCTTGCCGATGCTGATCTTCTACGCCGTCGGCACCCTCGGCCCGTCAATCGTCGCCGACCTTGGCGTGCCAACCCATTGGCTGGGCTGGCTGATCACCAGCGCTTTCGGCTTTGCCGCGCTGTTGTCGTTATGGGCCGGGCCGCTGGTCAACTGGCTGGGCACTCGACGGGCCATGGCGGTGTTGTTCTGGAGCACGGTGGGCGCCTATGGATTGCTGGCGAGCCTGCCGGGCTTCGTCGGTGTGGTGCTGGCCCTGGCAGCGTGCGGGATTGCCCAGGCGCTGGCCAATCCGGTGACGAATCTGCTGATCGCCGAGCGCGTCGAACCCCGGCACAAGGCGGCGGTTGTCGGCTTGAAACAATCCGGGGTGCAGGTCTCGGCGCTGTTTGCCGGTTTGCTGCTACCGACACTGGCGGTGAGTTTTGGCTGGCGTGGGGCATTGGCGAGTTTGCTGATACCGGCCTTGTTGCTGGCGTTTCTGGGGCCGCGAGTGGCCCCCCGGGAGCATCAGGGTAAACCGCTGAGCCTAGCCGTTGCCCGACCCAACGGGCGGCTGGCGCTGTTGATGAGTGTGCAACTGTGTGTGGGCATCGTGCTCTCGTCGTTCGTGACCTATCTTGGGGTGTTCGCCGCGTGGCAGGGGATGCCGGCGACCTTGATCGGCGGCCTGATCGCCGGCTTCGGCGTCATGGGCATTGTTGCGCGGGTTTTCCTTACGCCTTTGGGCGCGCGCATGACCGATGAGTCCTGGTTGTTGCTGGTGTTGTTGTTGCTGTCGAGCCTGGCCTTGTCGCTGACCTCCCTGGCCGCGCCGGGCAGTCACTGGGCCTTGTGGGCGGGTGCTCTGGGCATGGGGCTGACGGCGGTGGCGACCAATGCCATCGCCATGAGCATGGTCTTGCGCGACCCAGGCTTCGGTAGCCCGGCGCCGGCCGCGGGTTTGCTGTCGGTGGGTTTCTTTGGTGGTTTTGCGCTGGGCCCGCCGTTGTTCGGGCTGGTGCAGAACGGGCCATGGGGTTTTGCCAGCGCCTGGCTGGCGCTGGTCGGCGTGTTGCTGCTCGGCTGTCTGCTGTGCCTGTTGTTGACGCGGGTTCGGCAGCGCCAGAGAAGCAGCGCTGTGGAACCGTCCGTGAGGGTGGTCAAATGA
- a CDS encoding glucuronyl hydrolase, which yields MNAFEVPDQPLETAEVRRAIQAIFTRLEQIDAACGQGFPLYRTGDSEAWKVSASGSWLGGFWAGLWWLRAHCTGRRADLQQALCIAERLRDKLDSDTHHRSLIFWYGAGLGARLLANPQAEELAEQAVQRLARAFDPVLGCIPLGREMGGGEHGDSRLSIDPLAATLQLFTLNAEPRLLGLGRQQLQTSFRACAGADGTWSSHARFDLGQWQVGDAPGNWSRGQAWAMLGLGTGARLYGAPFSSDAERASQYWLHSRGLSVPANRLDQPQGPSDPCAAAMAALALQGQAVGAVESALPRQQAGQLLAAIVRSADFEDGRFIGHCYRTTATVEQKVESVCGSFFLLAALLAWTGEIDPRWI from the coding sequence ATGAACGCTTTCGAGGTTCCGGATCAGCCCCTTGAGACCGCTGAAGTTCGGCGCGCCATCCAGGCCATCTTCACGCGACTGGAGCAGATCGACGCCGCTTGTGGCCAAGGCTTTCCCCTGTATCGCACGGGGGACAGCGAGGCATGGAAGGTGTCTGCCAGCGGCTCCTGGCTGGGCGGGTTCTGGGCTGGTCTGTGGTGGTTGCGAGCCCATTGCACCGGGCGCCGGGCGGATCTGCAACAGGCGCTGTGCATCGCCGAGCGGCTACGGGACAAGCTCGACAGCGATACCCATCATCGCAGCCTGATTTTCTGGTACGGCGCCGGGTTGGGCGCACGCCTGTTGGCCAACCCCCAAGCCGAGGAATTGGCGGAGCAGGCGGTGCAACGCCTGGCCCGGGCCTTCGATCCGGTGCTGGGTTGCATCCCCCTCGGCCGCGAGATGGGCGGCGGTGAGCACGGTGACAGCCGTTTGAGCATCGATCCGCTGGCCGCGACCTTACAGCTATTTACCCTGAATGCCGAGCCACGGTTGTTGGGGCTGGGTCGCCAACAGTTGCAGACCTCCTTCCGTGCCTGTGCCGGCGCGGACGGTACCTGGAGCAGCCATGCGCGTTTTGACCTGGGGCAATGGCAGGTCGGTGACGCCCCGGGCAATTGGTCCCGGGGGCAGGCCTGGGCCATGCTCGGCCTGGGTACGGGCGCCCGCTTGTACGGTGCGCCGTTCAGCAGCGATGCCGAAAGGGCAAGCCAGTACTGGCTGCACAGCCGGGGCTTGTCCGTCCCGGCCAATCGCCTGGATCAGCCCCAGGGACCGAGCGACCCTTGTGCCGCGGCGATGGCGGCATTGGCCCTGCAAGGGCAGGCGGTGGGGGCCGTCGAGTCGGCGTTGCCAAGGCAACAGGCCGGCCAGTTACTGGCAGCGATCGTGCGCAGCGCCGACTTCGAGGATGGGCGATTTATCGGCCATTGCTATCGCACCACGGCAACGGTGGAGCAGAAGGTCGAATCGGTGTGCGGCAGTTTCTTTCTGTTGGCGGCGCTGCTGGCCTGGACCGGGGAGATCGACCCGCGCTGGATCTGA
- a CDS encoding LacI family DNA-binding transcriptional regulator — MTSVKDVAQLAGVSLMTVSRALNNPEKLSAETLQRVRRAIDELQFVPSLSARRMRGDNLQSRTIGVFALDTATTPFAVELLLSIEQTAQQAGWNVFILNLLSNPPTDQNIDLMLSHRPDGLIFSAMGLRQVCIPERLKSKPLVLANCLADDSHLVSYVPDDEMGQYRAVHHALSQGYRRPLCINLPKQSLAWGLRQQGLQRACQAFGLTPDALLQYDLSDHDAYGETAAILDRHIIEGRPQFDMLICGNDRIAFCAYQLLLGRGLKIPDDVAVLGYDNMIGIAKLFIPPLTTVQLPYYEIGRQAARHLIEALEVSGAQPVDCPLVVRASL, encoded by the coding sequence ATGACTTCAGTGAAAGATGTTGCACAGCTGGCCGGCGTGTCCCTGATGACGGTTTCTCGAGCGCTCAACAATCCGGAAAAACTGAGCGCCGAAACCCTTCAGCGGGTGCGTCGCGCCATTGACGAACTGCAATTCGTACCGAGCCTGTCGGCGCGCAGGATGCGAGGCGACAACCTCCAGTCGCGAACCATCGGTGTGTTCGCGCTAGACACCGCGACCACACCGTTCGCGGTCGAGTTGCTGCTGTCCATCGAACAGACCGCGCAGCAAGCCGGCTGGAATGTATTTATCCTCAACCTGTTGAGCAATCCGCCCACCGACCAGAACATCGACTTGATGTTGTCGCACCGTCCCGACGGGTTGATCTTCAGCGCCATGGGGTTGCGCCAGGTGTGCATTCCCGAGCGTTTGAAGAGCAAACCCCTGGTACTCGCCAATTGCCTGGCCGATGACAGTCACCTGGTCAGTTATGTGCCAGACGACGAGATGGGGCAGTATCGAGCCGTCCATCACGCGTTGAGCCAAGGCTATCGGCGCCCTCTGTGTATCAATCTGCCAAAACAGAGTCTGGCCTGGGGGCTGCGACAACAAGGCCTGCAACGTGCCTGCCAGGCATTCGGGCTGACGCCTGACGCACTCCTGCAATATGACCTTTCCGATCATGACGCCTATGGTGAAACCGCAGCCATCCTCGACCGGCACATCATCGAAGGTCGTCCCCAATTCGACATGCTGATCTGTGGCAACGACCGCATTGCTTTTTGTGCCTATCAGCTGCTGTTGGGCCGAGGCCTGAAAATTCCCGACGATGTCGCGGTGCTTGGCTACGACAACATGATCGGTATCGCCAAACTGTTCATCCCGCCACTGACCACGGTGCAACTGCCGTACTACGAGATCGGTCGCCAGGCTGCCCGGCATCTGATCGAGGCCTTGGAGGTATCGGGAGCCCAGCCCGTTGATTGCCCATTGGTGGTCAGGGCCTCGCTATGA
- a CDS encoding glycoside hydrolase family 32 protein, with protein sequence MTLPLNTMSDPMSSSLDLAQRALSDGLSRVIHDYRPGYHLAPPAGWMNDPNGVVYFRGEYHVFYQHHPFEAKWGPMYWGHAKSADLVHWQHLPIALAPGDDFDRDGCFSGSAVVCGDTLALIYTGHTWLGDVGDERSIRQVQCLATSTDGIRFVKHGAVIETAPQDTIMHFRDPKVWKEDDHWYLIAGARLGDVPLLPLYRSTDLHTWEFLDYVSSGSEGDGYMWECPDLFRLNGRDVLLYSPQGMQPKGYERLNKYQTGYRVGRLDSEWHFTGGPFIELDNGHDFYAAQTLLAADGRRLVWAWLDMWESPMPSQAHHWCGMLGLPRELELHADRLCVYPARELTALRKASMPSTPWWDEAGAWRVPQVKGDMLEIHVSLDLLDYVDGHLGIALRCSDDGHEETLLYYDASLQRLVLDRSRSGAQVAGQRSVPIAPTLERLELRVFLDRSSIEVFDENGCFSLSSRLYPRPDSLGVKLLACGSGGRVSIRRAWSLASGWL encoded by the coding sequence ATGACCTTGCCTTTGAATACCATGAGCGATCCAATGTCTTCTTCCCTTGACCTGGCGCAGCGTGCGCTGAGTGATGGCCTGTCTCGCGTCATCCACGATTACCGACCCGGTTATCACCTTGCCCCCCCGGCAGGCTGGATGAATGACCCTAACGGGGTGGTGTACTTTCGCGGCGAATATCACGTTTTCTATCAACACCACCCCTTCGAAGCGAAGTGGGGCCCGATGTATTGGGGGCATGCCAAGAGTGCCGATCTGGTCCATTGGCAGCATCTGCCGATTGCGCTGGCGCCTGGCGACGACTTCGACCGTGACGGCTGTTTTTCCGGTAGCGCGGTGGTGTGTGGGGATACCCTGGCACTGATCTACACCGGGCACACCTGGCTGGGGGATGTGGGCGACGAGCGCTCGATCCGTCAAGTCCAGTGCCTGGCGACCAGTACCGACGGCATCCGGTTCGTCAAGCATGGCGCCGTCATCGAGACCGCGCCGCAAGACACGATCATGCACTTTCGTGACCCCAAGGTATGGAAGGAAGATGACCACTGGTATCTGATTGCAGGGGCACGTCTGGGCGATGTGCCGCTGCTCCCGCTGTACCGCTCCACGGATCTGCATACCTGGGAGTTTCTCGACTATGTGTCCAGCGGCAGTGAGGGCGATGGCTATATGTGGGAGTGCCCGGATCTGTTCCGACTGAACGGACGCGATGTGCTGCTGTACTCCCCCCAGGGCATGCAACCCAAGGGTTACGAACGGCTCAACAAGTACCAGACAGGTTACAGAGTGGGCCGACTCGACAGTGAATGGCATTTCACGGGCGGGCCTTTTATCGAGCTGGATAACGGCCACGATTTCTATGCCGCGCAAACACTGCTGGCCGCCGATGGTCGGCGCCTTGTCTGGGCGTGGCTCGACATGTGGGAAAGCCCGATGCCGAGCCAGGCCCATCACTGGTGCGGCATGCTCGGATTGCCGCGTGAACTTGAACTGCACGCAGACCGCCTTTGCGTGTACCCGGCACGTGAACTCACCGCTCTGCGCAAGGCGTCAATGCCGAGCACACCCTGGTGGGATGAGGCGGGAGCCTGGCGGGTGCCGCAAGTGAAGGGCGATATGCTCGAAATCCATGTGAGTCTGGATTTGCTCGACTACGTCGACGGGCATCTGGGAATCGCCTTGCGCTGCAGCGACGATGGCCATGAAGAAACCCTGCTCTACTACGATGCGTCGCTGCAGCGCCTGGTACTTGATCGCAGCCGCTCGGGTGCGCAAGTCGCAGGTCAGCGCAGCGTGCCGATAGCCCCGACACTGGAGCGACTGGAACTGCGTGTATTTCTTGATCGCTCATCCATCGAGGTGTTCGACGAAAACGGATGCTTCAGCCTCAGCAGTCGCCTCTATCCCCGTCCCGACAGTCTGGGGGTGAAGCTTCTTGCCTGCGGGAGTGGCGGGCGCGTCTCCATTCGCCGGGCATGGTCGCTCGCCTCGGGATGGCTGTGA
- a CDS encoding ABC transporter ATP-binding protein codes for MIKLKLDKVNKQLGGARILRDVNLEIAAGEFVVFVGPSGCGKSTLLRLIAGLDSICGGDLLIDGRRVNDLEPRERGVGMVFQSYALYPHMSVYDNISFGLKLAKTEKTSLRERVLKTAQILQLDKLLQRKPKELSGGQRQRVAMGRAMAREPDILLFDEPLSNLDASLRVQMRNEIARLHDRLGSTMIYVTHDQVEAMTLADKIVVLNGGRVEQVGSPRELYERPASRFVAGFLGSPRMNFLQARLQAPGETSLVDSLVLGMTSLPFDSSNLAAGTSLSLGIRPEHVSLKPAQGAGIVVTGVEYLGSETYVHLETGQDEPLICRCEVNAGWQAGDRVELQLDIDNLHLFDADGTALRRHPHTETVPDGVSLRSVRVHAL; via the coding sequence GTGATCAAGTTGAAACTGGATAAAGTGAACAAACAATTGGGCGGCGCGCGGATTCTGCGTGACGTCAACCTGGAGATTGCGGCGGGTGAATTCGTAGTGTTCGTTGGCCCTTCGGGCTGCGGAAAATCAACCCTGCTGCGACTGATCGCCGGACTGGATTCGATCTGCGGCGGCGACCTGCTGATCGACGGGCGCCGGGTCAACGACCTGGAACCGCGCGAGCGTGGCGTCGGCATGGTGTTTCAGTCTTATGCGCTTTACCCGCACATGAGCGTCTACGACAACATCAGCTTTGGCCTCAAACTGGCCAAGACCGAAAAGACCAGCCTGCGCGAGCGAGTGCTGAAAACCGCGCAAATCCTGCAATTGGACAAACTGCTGCAACGCAAGCCAAAGGAATTGTCCGGTGGGCAACGTCAGCGTGTGGCCATGGGCAGAGCCATGGCGCGAGAGCCGGACATTTTGTTGTTCGATGAGCCGCTCTCCAACCTGGACGCGTCCTTGCGGGTGCAGATGCGCAACGAAATCGCCCGGCTGCATGATCGACTGGGCTCGACCATGATCTACGTCACCCACGATCAAGTGGAAGCGATGACCCTGGCCGACAAAATTGTCGTGCTCAATGGCGGTCGCGTCGAGCAGGTCGGCTCACCGCGCGAACTCTATGAGCGCCCGGCCAGCCGCTTTGTCGCCGGTTTTCTGGGTTCGCCGAGAATGAACTTCCTGCAGGCGCGCCTGCAGGCGCCAGGCGAAACCAGTCTGGTCGATAGCCTCGTATTGGGTATGACGTCTCTGCCCTTCGACAGTTCGAACCTGGCGGCGGGCACCTCGCTGAGCCTGGGGATTCGCCCGGAGCACGTGTCGCTCAAGCCGGCGCAGGGCGCCGGCATCGTCGTGACCGGAGTCGAATATCTGGGCAGCGAAACCTATGTGCACCTCGAGACAGGTCAGGACGAGCCACTGATCTGTCGTTGTGAGGTCAACGCCGGATGGCAGGCGGGCGATCGGGTCGAGCTGCAGCTGGACATCGACAACCTGCACCTGTTCGACGCCGACGGCACGGCCTTGAGGCGTCACCCACACACCGAAACCGTGCCCGATGGCGTCTCTCTGCGCTCGGTACGAGTACACGCCCTATGA
- a CDS encoding carbohydrate ABC transporter permease — protein sequence MNLRLLKKALLRLGFWCLIGVLLLYAVFPFYYAIVTSLKPSSALFEVSYWIKNPDFSNYAAVLNQASFLRAIGNSLVVALSVVTLALFLSLTAAYALGRVKFRGRGTVLMMVLGVSMFPQVAVLSGLFEVIRALGLYNTSWALILSYTIFTLPFTVWVLTTFMGQLPHELEEAAIMDGASPWVTLTRVLLPLLWPALVTTGLLAFIAAWNEFLFALTFTLTDTQRTVPVAIALISGGSPHELPWGLLMAASVLVTVPLVILVLIFQRRIVSGLTAGALKG from the coding sequence ATGAACCTGCGCCTACTGAAAAAAGCACTGTTGCGCCTCGGGTTTTGGTGCCTGATCGGGGTGTTGCTGCTGTATGCGGTTTTCCCTTTCTACTACGCCATCGTCACGTCGCTGAAGCCGTCCAGCGCCTTGTTCGAGGTGAGCTACTGGATCAAAAATCCCGACTTCTCCAATTACGCGGCGGTGCTCAACCAAGCCTCATTCCTGCGGGCTATCGGTAATTCACTGGTGGTCGCGCTTAGCGTGGTGACACTGGCGCTGTTCCTCAGTCTGACCGCCGCCTATGCCTTGGGCCGGGTGAAGTTTCGTGGGCGCGGCACGGTCTTGATGATGGTCCTTGGCGTGTCGATGTTTCCGCAGGTCGCGGTGCTGTCGGGGCTGTTCGAGGTGATCCGCGCCCTGGGCTTGTACAACACCTCCTGGGCGTTGATCCTGAGCTACACGATTTTCACCCTGCCCTTCACCGTCTGGGTGCTGACCACGTTCATGGGGCAATTGCCTCATGAACTGGAAGAAGCGGCAATCATGGATGGCGCGTCCCCATGGGTCACGCTGACCCGCGTGCTGTTGCCGCTGCTCTGGCCTGCCCTGGTCACCACTGGCTTATTGGCCTTCATCGCGGCGTGGAACGAGTTCCTGTTTGCCCTGACCTTCACCCTCACCGACACCCAACGCACGGTGCCGGTAGCCATTGCCTTGATTTCCGGCGGGAGCCCCCATGAGCTGCCTTGGGGGCTGTTGATGGCCGCCTCGGTGCTGGTCACCGTCCCGCTGGTGATTCTGGTGCTGATCTTCCAGCGCCGAATCGTTTCCGGTCTCACTGCCGGCGCGTTAAAGGGTTGA
- a CDS encoding carbohydrate ABC transporter permease, with translation MSVSTTHVPCDELLLTRETPVQRRRVRAAWLFLTPMLLCLALVAAWPLLRTFWFSLTDASLSDTGGGSFVGLSNYLFHNGSSWSGILVDPQWWNSVRNTLHFTVVSVGLEVVLGLLVALLLNIKFTGRSLVRAMILIPWAIPTIVSAKIWSWMLNDQFGIINHMMLSLGLIDAPLAWTADADLSMWAVILVDVWKTVPFVTLLMLAALQMLPSDCYEAARVDGIHPLKVFWRVTLPLLMPALLVAAIFRILDSLRVFDVIYVLTSNSSSTMSMSVYARQHLVEFQDVGYGSAASTLLFLVVAVIAMLYLYLGRRQLEVRS, from the coding sequence ATGTCTGTCTCTACTACCCATGTCCCCTGTGACGAGCTTCTGCTCACCAGGGAAACGCCCGTACAACGTCGCCGAGTACGCGCTGCCTGGCTGTTTCTGACGCCGATGCTGTTGTGTCTGGCCCTGGTGGCAGCCTGGCCGCTACTGCGCACATTCTGGTTCAGCCTGACCGACGCCAGTCTGTCGGACACCGGTGGCGGATCCTTCGTCGGCCTGAGCAATTATCTGTTCCACAACGGCTCCAGCTGGTCGGGCATCCTGGTCGATCCTCAGTGGTGGAACTCGGTGCGCAACACCTTGCATTTCACCGTGGTGTCGGTGGGACTGGAAGTTGTACTGGGACTGTTGGTGGCGTTGCTGCTCAACATCAAGTTCACCGGCCGTTCTCTGGTGCGGGCGATGATTCTGATTCCCTGGGCGATTCCGACCATTGTCTCGGCAAAGATCTGGTCATGGATGCTCAACGACCAGTTCGGCATCATCAATCACATGATGCTGAGCCTCGGCCTGATTGACGCACCCCTGGCCTGGACGGCCGATGCGGACCTGTCGATGTGGGCAGTGATCCTCGTCGACGTCTGGAAGACCGTGCCGTTTGTCACGCTGCTGATGCTGGCGGCCCTGCAGATGTTGCCGAGCGATTGCTACGAAGCCGCGAGGGTCGATGGCATTCATCCGCTGAAAGTCTTCTGGCGTGTCACCCTTCCCCTATTGATGCCTGCACTGCTGGTGGCGGCGATCTTCCGCATCCTCGACTCGCTGCGGGTATTCGACGTCATCTATGTGCTGACCTCGAACTCGTCGAGCACCATGAGCATGTCGGTGTATGCCCGCCAACACCTGGTGGAGTTCCAGGACGTCGGTTACGGCAGCGCGGCCTCGACCCTGCTGTTTCTGGTCGTTGCGGTGATCGCCATGCTTTATCTCTACCTCGGACGCCGTCAACTGGAGGTCCGGTCATGA
- a CDS encoding ABC transporter substrate-binding protein: MKQLKSLLPAALLTLCAGLPSLSSAADLTISCGAVGAELQLCKEAVEAWSKQTGNNVEVVSTPNSATERLSFYQQILSAQSSDIDIIQIDMVWPGMLAKHLMDLREVLPANATQGYFQAQVDNATVNGRLVTMPWFTDSGLLYYRKDLLEKYNQQVPQTWEEMTATARNIQTAERAAGNPNAWGYIFQGRAYEGLTCNALEWISSQPQGGLVNPQGDIVVNSQASRTALTLAKSWVGDISPRGVLNYTEEEGRGVFQSGNALFMRNWPYVWALVQSKDSAVKDKVGVAPLPRGGEAGSHASTLGGWGLAVSRYSAHPKLAAELVSYLTTAQEQKRRALIGAYNPVIESLYQDPELLAAMPYYAQLHSILNDGVMRPASITADRYPRVSNAFFDRVHGVLAGELPVDQALAELESELTRIKRRNW; encoded by the coding sequence ATGAAACAGCTGAAATCTCTCCTTCCAGCAGCACTGCTTACCCTCTGTGCCGGGCTTCCATCTCTCTCGAGCGCAGCCGATCTGACGATCTCCTGCGGTGCGGTGGGTGCGGAATTACAACTCTGCAAGGAGGCTGTCGAGGCGTGGTCGAAACAGACAGGCAATAACGTTGAGGTGGTTTCCACGCCTAACTCGGCGACCGAGAGGTTGTCGTTCTACCAACAGATCCTCAGTGCGCAGTCCAGCGACATCGACATCATTCAAATCGATATGGTGTGGCCGGGAATGCTGGCCAAACACCTGATGGATCTGCGCGAGGTGCTTCCCGCCAACGCGACCCAGGGCTACTTCCAGGCACAAGTGGATAACGCCACGGTGAACGGGCGGTTGGTGACGATGCCGTGGTTCACCGACTCGGGCCTGCTGTATTACCGCAAGGATTTGCTCGAGAAGTACAACCAACAGGTTCCCCAGACATGGGAGGAAATGACCGCTACCGCCAGGAATATTCAAACGGCCGAGCGCGCTGCCGGGAACCCCAACGCCTGGGGCTACATCTTTCAGGGGCGCGCCTACGAGGGCCTGACGTGTAATGCGCTGGAGTGGATCAGCAGCCAACCGCAAGGCGGGTTGGTCAATCCACAAGGCGACATCGTGGTCAACAGCCAGGCCTCGCGAACGGCGCTGACCCTGGCGAAAAGCTGGGTAGGAGACATCTCCCCGCGTGGCGTGCTCAATTACACCGAGGAAGAAGGCCGTGGCGTATTCCAGTCGGGAAATGCGCTGTTCATGCGTAACTGGCCGTATGTCTGGGCCCTGGTACAAAGCAAGGACAGCGCTGTAAAAGACAAGGTCGGAGTCGCTCCCCTGCCCCGCGGCGGCGAGGCCGGCAGCCATGCATCCACCCTCGGTGGCTGGGGCCTGGCGGTATCGCGTTACAGCGCCCATCCAAAACTTGCCGCAGAGCTGGTGAGTTACCTGACCACTGCCCAAGAGCAAAAACGGCGTGCCCTGATAGGCGCCTATAACCCGGTTATCGAGTCGCTGTATCAAGATCCTGAACTGCTCGCGGCAATGCCTTATTACGCTCAGCTGCACAGCATTCTCAACGATGGGGTGATGCGCCCCGCCTCAATCACTGCCGATCGCTATCCACGGGTCTCCAATGCGTTCTTCGATCGAGTGCATGGCGTGCTGGCGGGCGAGTTGCCTGTCGATCAGGCGCTGGCCGAACTGGAAAGCGAACTCACGCGCATCAAACGCCGGAACTGGTAA